TCAGGGTCGACGATGGGGGAGGCCGTCGCATGATCGATCACCGCGCGCACGACCACTTCCCAGTCCGGACGCATCGGCATCTTCTGCTTGTAGAGCACCTCGCCCTGGCCCGGTCCGTCGAACAGGAGACAGTGGTAGCCGCGTCGCAGCGCTGCCACGGCCGATGCGAAGTACATGTCGGTGATCGTGGCGTCGTATCCGTTGGTGAAGACGATGAGCGGCCGCACGCTGTTCTCGTGGCCGGGTGCGGGAATCAGGTAGCCCGGAAGCGTGGTGTCCTCGAACGGAATCCTGGCAGCCTTGACGGGTGTGTCCCCGATCGCCAGCCCGGCATCGAAGGCCGCGACCTGCTTGTCGAAGGCGGCGATCAGACGTGGGTCGACGGGAGATCCGTACAGCGGGTGGTAGGCGGTCGCGTAGTAGGCGCTCGCCCGCAGGAACAGCTCGCGTGCCGAGTCGTCGTGCCCGGCGGTCGCGCAGGACTCCGCTTCGGCGACGAGACGGTCCCCGGTCTCGACCCACGCCCGATAGAAGTCCCCGTCGTCACCGTCGCCCACCTGCCGGGCCACTGCGGCGATCTCGCCGAAGTCGGCGCCGCCGTAGGGGATGTAGGCTAGCGGCCAGGTTCCGAACTCGTCGTGCAGATGATCGTGGAACAGCAGACCCATGTCGGTGCTCCTTCGAGCCGAGGTTCGCGAATCGGGGTTCTCCCTGCACGGTGACGGCACGATGACGTCACCGCTACCGGAATCAGCGGATTTCACCCTCGGTTTCGTCTAACAGGAGCTTCGGCTTCGCTCTCCTATACGGCTACGAGCCCATCCGGTGCCTTCTTCGCCAGGCGTCCGGCGAGAGCCGCACACACCAGGAGCTGCATCTGGTGGAACAGCATGAGCGGCAGCACGATCAGGCCGATGGGCTGGCCGGGGAACAGCACGATCGCCATGGGCAGACCGGTGGCGAGGGACTTCGTGGAGCCGCAGAAGAGGATCGCGACACGGTCCTGATATTCGAAACCGAGTCCGCGCGACGAGTACCAGGTGAGCGCGAGCACGATCGCGAGCAGCACCGCGCACACACCGACGAGGGCGAGCAGGCGGCCGACCGAGATCATCGACCAGATACCCTCGTTCATGCCGCGGCTGAACGCCACGTACACGACCAGCATGATCGATCCGCGGT
This window of the Rhodococcus pyridinivorans genome carries:
- a CDS encoding alpha/beta hydrolase; the encoded protein is MGLLFHDHLHDEFGTWPLAYIPYGGADFGEIAAVARQVGDGDDGDFYRAWVETGDRLVAEAESCATAGHDDSARELFLRASAYYATAYHPLYGSPVDPRLIAAFDKQVAAFDAGLAIGDTPVKAARIPFEDTTLPGYLIPAPGHENSVRPLIVFTNGYDATITDMYFASAVAALRRGYHCLLFDGPGQGEVLYKQKMPMRPDWEVVVRAVIDHATASPIVDPERIVLSGWSLGGYLAPRAASGEHRLAAVVADPGQWSVAAGTRALGAAFGLSPEVLDDPFSMSAQDADTIMAAVQSDPSLRWKIVARGFWVNGVSDIRELFAEMNAYTLDEVGERISCPVVVTAAESDALARGAGTFGDRLGDKVTLIPFIDAEGAGGHCEMGNRTLLNRRVLDRLDELLARTP